One Citricoccus sp. K5 DNA window includes the following coding sequences:
- a CDS encoding methyltransferase domain-containing protein produces MQCPHFDAGECRSCPLMGVPYAEQLDRKQAGVRRLLDPVAGTRAPDGSELWLGPVPSRESGFRNKAKMVVTGTAENPRLGILDPRQHPKHHDGTGVDLRDCDLYEPALGAAFPVVAEVITTAALTPYNVGTRTGELKHVIMTLSPSGGLMIRFVLRSTDQLPALRAAVPTLLAALPNTEVVTANLLPEHRALLEGPDEIHLAGAQTLTMRLNGIPLNLRPQGFFQTNTAMAATLYSLASEWLDTTDAVSVWDLYCGVGGFGFQLAEVRPPDDGRPVLLPAGTERTVWGLETSADAVAAAQVTARELGVQDRVRFAVGDATAIPTGRTPDRAPVLAPKGPPAADTGAGEVPAELPDAIVVNPPRRGIGSELAGWIEATGIPHVLYSSCHAATLARDLEHLPGYRPVRARLLDMFPQTEHYEVLMLLERR; encoded by the coding sequence ATGCAATGCCCCCATTTCGACGCCGGCGAGTGCCGTTCCTGCCCCCTGATGGGCGTGCCCTACGCGGAGCAATTGGACCGGAAACAGGCCGGCGTCCGCCGCCTCCTGGATCCGGTGGCCGGCACCCGGGCGCCGGACGGCTCGGAGCTGTGGCTGGGCCCCGTCCCCTCGCGGGAATCCGGCTTCCGCAACAAGGCCAAGATGGTGGTCACGGGCACGGCCGAGAACCCCCGACTCGGCATCCTCGATCCCCGCCAGCACCCCAAGCACCATGACGGCACCGGCGTGGACCTGCGCGACTGCGACCTCTATGAGCCGGCCCTCGGGGCGGCCTTCCCCGTGGTCGCGGAGGTCATCACCACGGCTGCGCTCACCCCGTACAACGTCGGCACGCGCACCGGTGAGCTCAAGCACGTCATCATGACCCTCTCCCCCTCGGGCGGTCTGATGATCCGTTTCGTGCTGCGTTCCACGGACCAGCTGCCCGCCCTCCGTGCTGCGGTCCCCACCCTGCTGGCGGCCCTGCCGAACACCGAGGTGGTCACCGCGAACCTCCTGCCGGAGCACCGTGCCCTGCTCGAGGGCCCGGATGAGATCCACCTGGCCGGGGCACAGACGCTGACGATGCGCCTCAACGGCATCCCCCTGAACCTGCGCCCCCAGGGCTTCTTCCAGACCAACACCGCCATGGCGGCCACCCTCTATTCCCTGGCCTCCGAGTGGCTGGACACCACCGATGCCGTCAGCGTCTGGGACCTGTACTGCGGCGTGGGCGGATTCGGCTTCCAGCTCGCCGAGGTCCGCCCTCCCGACGACGGCCGGCCCGTCCTTCTCCCGGCCGGCACCGAGCGCACGGTCTGGGGTCTCGAGACGTCCGCGGACGCCGTCGCCGCCGCACAGGTGACGGCGCGGGAGCTCGGCGTGCAGGACCGCGTGCGCTTCGCCGTCGGGGATGCCACCGCGATCCCCACGGGACGGACACCGGACCGCGCACCCGTCCTCGCCCCTAAGGGGCCGCCGGCCGCGGACACCGGTGCCGGCGAGGTGCCCGCGGAGCTGCCGGACGCCATCGTGGTCAATCCGCCGCGGCGCGGCATCGGCTCCGAGCTGGCCGGCTGGATCGAGGCCACAGGGATTCCGCACGTGCTGTACTCGAGCTGCCATGCCGCCACGTTGGCGCGGGACCTGGAGCATCTGCCCGGATACCGTCCGGTGCGGGCGCGGCTGCTGGACATGTTCCCGCAGACCGAGCACTACGAGGTCCTGATGCTCCTCGAACGGCGCTGA
- a CDS encoding fasciclin domain-containing protein, whose product MKTTMRNTMLGLFAVTALGLTACGGAADEPASSSAAPSSESSMSASSSMEESMESGSGSASASESMMDPAANLVGPGCAAYAEEVPDGAGSVEGMAMDPVAVAASNNPMLTTLTSAVSGELNPDVDLVDTLNGDEFTVFAPVDDAFAAIPEADLNAVVEDADMLSSVLTYHVVPGQISPDEIAGTHTTVQGEDLEVAGSGDELTVNDANVICGGVQTANATVYLVDSVLMPAMD is encoded by the coding sequence ATGAAGACCACGATGCGCAACACCATGCTGGGACTGTTCGCTGTGACGGCGCTCGGACTGACCGCCTGTGGCGGCGCCGCAGACGAGCCGGCCTCCTCCTCGGCGGCCCCCTCGTCCGAATCCTCCATGTCCGCCTCGTCCTCCATGGAGGAGTCCATGGAGTCCGGCTCTGGATCTGCCAGCGCCTCGGAGTCCATGATGGATCCGGCCGCCAACCTGGTCGGCCCGGGCTGCGCCGCGTATGCCGAGGAGGTCCCTGACGGTGCCGGCTCGGTGGAGGGCATGGCCATGGACCCCGTGGCCGTGGCCGCCTCGAACAACCCCATGCTGACCACCCTCACCTCGGCGGTGTCCGGCGAACTGAACCCGGACGTCGACCTGGTGGACACCCTGAACGGTGACGAGTTCACCGTGTTCGCCCCGGTGGATGACGCCTTCGCCGCCATCCCCGAGGCAGACCTGAACGCCGTGGTGGAGGATGCCGACATGCTCTCCTCGGTGCTCACCTACCACGTGGTCCCCGGCCAGATCTCCCCGGATGAGATCGCCGGCACCCACACCACCGTGCAGGGCGAGGACCTCGAGGTGGCCGGCAGCGGCGACGAGCTGACCGTCAATGACGCCAACGTCATCTGCGGTGGGGTCCAGACCGCCAACGCGACCGTCTACCTGGTCGATTCCGTCCTGATGCCGGCCATGGACTGA
- a CDS encoding molybdopterin-dependent oxidoreductase: MKRHAEPGSARGWPFAASGALAAALLLGIAEIASALFSPVSSPLVAVGAAFIDITPSWLKDFAIDVFGTADKLVLMVSMGVVALALAAVLGLIARRRLTLASVLCAAIAVLLGAAVLSRPATGWLDLLPTVLGGVAGIAALNWLVRLAHRRTVPVGDSPGPEPTEGGAARPARPEAARRTFLIGAGLTAVVAVATMAGGRALSAVSTAAAATRDALRLPGARRTAAPLPQGVGAPAPGMPPFVTPNGDFYRIDTALAVPRIDPSTWELRVHGMVEEEFTLSFTELLELDLQESWVTLTCVSNPVGGELAGNAKWLGYPLQDLLARARPQEGADMVLSTSVDGFSASTPLDVLTDGRDALLAVGMNGEPLPLEHGFPVRMVVPGLYGYVSATKWVVDLEVTRFADKTAYWTDRGWAERGPIKLASRIDVPRGFEAVPTGATVLGGTAWSQTIGIDRVQVQVDDGAWQDATLAAEATVDTWRQWSLEWEGEPGNHKARVRAVNRDGEVQTSDRADTVPDGASGWHEVQFRVE; encoded by the coding sequence ATGAAGAGGCACGCTGAACCAGGCTCCGCCCGCGGCTGGCCCTTCGCCGCCTCCGGCGCCCTTGCCGCCGCCCTCCTGCTGGGCATCGCCGAGATCGCCTCTGCGCTGTTCTCCCCGGTGTCCTCACCCCTGGTGGCCGTGGGGGCGGCCTTCATCGACATAACGCCCTCGTGGCTGAAGGACTTCGCGATCGACGTCTTCGGCACCGCGGACAAACTCGTGCTGATGGTGTCCATGGGCGTGGTGGCCCTGGCCCTGGCCGCCGTCCTGGGTCTCATCGCCCGCCGCCGGCTGACCCTCGCCTCGGTGCTCTGTGCCGCCATCGCCGTACTCCTGGGCGCCGCCGTCCTGAGCCGGCCGGCGACCGGATGGCTTGACCTGCTGCCCACTGTTCTCGGTGGCGTGGCTGGCATCGCGGCGCTGAACTGGCTCGTGCGGCTGGCGCACCGACGCACCGTCCCGGTGGGCGACAGCCCCGGACCGGAGCCCACGGAGGGTGGCGCTGCACGTCCCGCTCGGCCGGAGGCGGCACGGCGCACCTTCCTGATCGGCGCCGGCCTGACGGCGGTGGTGGCTGTGGCGACCATGGCCGGGGGCCGCGCCCTCTCCGCCGTCAGCACGGCCGCGGCGGCCACCCGTGATGCCCTGCGCCTGCCGGGGGCGCGCCGCACGGCGGCGCCCCTGCCCCAGGGAGTGGGCGCACCGGCCCCGGGGATGCCACCGTTCGTCACCCCGAACGGCGACTTCTACCGTATCGACACGGCCTTGGCCGTGCCCCGGATCGACCCCTCCACCTGGGAACTGCGGGTCCACGGCATGGTGGAGGAGGAGTTCACCCTGAGCTTCACCGAACTGCTGGAACTGGACCTCCAGGAGAGCTGGGTGACCCTGACGTGCGTGTCCAACCCCGTGGGCGGAGAGCTGGCCGGCAACGCCAAATGGCTGGGCTATCCGCTCCAGGACCTGTTGGCCCGGGCCCGGCCGCAGGAGGGCGCGGACATGGTGCTCTCGACCTCGGTCGACGGCTTCAGTGCCTCAACGCCCCTGGACGTCCTCACTGACGGGCGGGATGCGTTGCTCGCGGTCGGCATGAACGGGGAGCCGCTCCCGCTGGAGCATGGCTTCCCGGTGCGGATGGTGGTGCCCGGACTGTACGGCTACGTCTCGGCGACCAAGTGGGTGGTGGACCTGGAGGTCACCCGCTTCGCGGACAAGACCGCCTACTGGACGGACCGTGGCTGGGCGGAACGCGGCCCGATCAAGCTGGCCTCGAGAATCGATGTCCCGCGGGGATTCGAGGCGGTGCCCACCGGAGCCACCGTCCTGGGCGGCACGGCCTGGTCCCAGACCATCGGCATCGACCGGGTCCAGGTGCAGGTGGATGACGGGGCATGGCAGGACGCCACCCTGGCGGCCGAGGCCACCGTGGACACCTGGCGGCAGTGGTCCTTGGAATGGGAGGGCGAGCCCGGCAACCACAAGGCCCGGGTCCGCGCCGTGAACCGAGACGGCGAGGTACAGACCTCGGACCGCGCGGACACCGTGCCGGACGGCGCGAGCGGCTGGCACGAGGTCCAGTTCCGCGTCGAGTAG
- a CDS encoding HEAT repeat domain-containing protein, whose protein sequence is MTDRYWEVNLPGPAEGEEAAMVTAAVEQVGGRQLADWAVRLLTGRARPGDAGDPDIAMIRGEADTLDPELALDPHLPRLLGARVLVHHWHPRAADAVMAGLTDESAAVRRTCCRIVTAHAAEGLASASSTVEALLSDQDPRVRSAAAQALGEVGRESTASTLQGLLMDPDSVLASAAEDALDRLAERFARPDLRSEPEY, encoded by the coding sequence ATGACCGACCGCTACTGGGAGGTGAACCTGCCGGGCCCCGCCGAGGGCGAGGAGGCTGCGATGGTGACGGCCGCCGTCGAGCAAGTGGGAGGGCGCCAGCTCGCCGACTGGGCCGTGCGGCTGCTCACTGGCCGAGCACGCCCCGGGGACGCCGGGGATCCGGACATCGCGATGATCCGCGGCGAGGCGGACACCCTGGACCCGGAACTGGCCCTGGACCCGCATCTGCCCCGGCTGCTGGGGGCCCGCGTGCTGGTGCACCACTGGCACCCGCGGGCCGCCGATGCCGTGATGGCCGGCCTCACGGACGAAAGCGCTGCAGTGCGGCGAACGTGCTGCCGAATCGTCACGGCCCACGCGGCGGAGGGCCTGGCGTCCGCCTCCAGCACCGTCGAAGCGCTGTTGTCCGACCAGGATCCGCGGGTCCGCAGCGCCGCCGCGCAGGCCCTCGGTGAAGTCGGACGGGAGTCGACCGCATCCACCCTGCAGGGCCTGCTCATGGATCCCGATTCGGTGCTGGCCTCAGCTGCCGAGGACGCCCTGGACCGCCTGGCCGAGCGATTCGCCCGGCCGGACCTGCGCTCCGAACCCGAGTACTGA
- a CDS encoding acyl-CoA thioesterase: MEISPTPAAPAPLMPSADRRHEVTLRFLAAPTDRGKAGTVDAGRVLEWVDKAAFAAATGWSGSYCVTAYVGNVHFEYPVEIGEMVEITATVLYTGRSSMHISTMVRSGDPKTGHLAERARCLVIFVAVDAEGHSTPVPEFVPRTLEQQLARDYAMSRIPVRDEISAELQEQRYTEAGTAEKVVLRFLAEPTDVNWGGKVHGGIVMEWIDSAAYLCSSRYCGRDTVAVFSGGIRFLRPLHIGDLVEVEARLIYTGNKGMHIAVEVRSGDPKGGEPAQTTNCITVMVARDSSGTSVPVPVWKPSNDEDRRLWQHARTLLEIRGRAPGNRLPNHLLNEGEQH, from the coding sequence ATGGAGATTTCCCCGACCCCGGCTGCCCCCGCCCCGCTGATGCCATCGGCGGACCGTCGCCACGAGGTCACGCTGCGCTTCCTCGCGGCCCCCACCGATCGTGGCAAGGCCGGGACGGTGGATGCCGGCCGGGTGCTGGAGTGGGTGGACAAGGCGGCCTTCGCTGCCGCCACGGGCTGGAGCGGCAGTTATTGCGTGACCGCCTACGTGGGCAACGTCCACTTCGAATACCCCGTCGAGATCGGCGAGATGGTCGAGATCACGGCCACGGTCCTCTACACAGGCCGGTCCTCCATGCACATCAGCACCATGGTGCGCTCGGGGGACCCGAAGACGGGTCACCTCGCCGAACGCGCCCGCTGCCTCGTGATCTTCGTGGCCGTCGACGCCGAGGGCCACTCCACGCCCGTGCCGGAGTTCGTTCCCCGCACCCTGGAGCAGCAGCTGGCCCGCGACTACGCCATGTCCCGCATCCCGGTCCGGGACGAGATCTCGGCCGAGCTCCAGGAGCAGCGGTACACCGAGGCCGGCACCGCCGAGAAGGTGGTGCTGCGCTTCCTCGCCGAACCCACGGACGTGAACTGGGGAGGCAAGGTGCACGGCGGGATCGTCATGGAATGGATCGACTCCGCGGCCTACCTCTGCTCCTCCCGCTACTGCGGCCGGGACACCGTGGCGGTGTTCTCCGGCGGCATCCGTTTCCTGCGCCCTCTGCACATCGGAGACCTCGTGGAAGTGGAGGCACGCCTGATCTACACGGGGAACAAGGGCATGCACATCGCCGTCGAGGTCCGCTCCGGGGACCCGAAGGGCGGAGAGCCGGCCCAGACCACGAACTGCATCACGGTCATGGTGGCCCGGGACAGCTCCGGGACGTCCGTACCGGTCCCCGTGTGGAAGCCGAGCAATGACGAGGACCGGAGGCTGTGGCAGCACGCCCGCACCCTGCTGGAGATCCGCGGCCGGGCCCCGGGGAACCGGCTGCCCAACCACCTGCTGAACGAAGGAGAGCAGCACTGA
- a CDS encoding acyl-CoA thioesterase: MPTHSSVALQFRAEAYDHPDGSVDAGTVMTWIDKTAYASAASWSGTNVVSSYVGNMHFGNPVPVETRVVVQSRVVHTGRTSVHVQTRVVLPEIKGADGKSTVCTECVMVYVAVDAQGNSIPVRPWEPDTPEELERERLAKLRGTVRREVEEAMIEAPPPAGELTSESVIMRFLAHTREVYPGEKVQGGTVMRWIDEAANVCASRWSGVPVVAVFAGGVRFYQPVRVGDLVELEARLVHTGPRSMHLSVRARAGDRREREPMLIAHGLTVMVSAGADGKALPVKQWTAVSEQDQVLERRALELVGLRNKAAHEWAGG; the protein is encoded by the coding sequence ATGCCCACCCACAGTTCCGTAGCCCTGCAGTTCAGGGCCGAAGCCTATGACCATCCTGATGGCTCCGTGGATGCCGGCACTGTCATGACCTGGATCGACAAGACTGCTTACGCCTCCGCCGCCTCCTGGTCCGGCACCAACGTGGTCTCCTCCTATGTGGGCAACATGCACTTCGGCAACCCGGTGCCGGTGGAGACCCGCGTGGTGGTGCAGTCACGCGTGGTGCACACCGGCCGGACCTCGGTGCACGTGCAGACCAGGGTGGTGCTGCCGGAGATCAAGGGTGCCGACGGCAAGTCCACGGTGTGCACCGAGTGCGTCATGGTCTATGTGGCAGTGGATGCGCAGGGCAACTCCATCCCCGTCCGCCCCTGGGAGCCGGACACCCCGGAGGAACTGGAGCGGGAGCGCCTGGCCAAGCTGCGCGGCACGGTTCGCCGCGAGGTGGAGGAGGCCATGATCGAGGCCCCGCCGCCCGCCGGTGAACTGACCAGCGAATCCGTGATCATGAGGTTCCTGGCCCACACCCGTGAGGTGTATCCCGGGGAGAAGGTCCAGGGCGGCACCGTCATGCGGTGGATCGACGAGGCGGCCAACGTCTGCGCCTCCCGTTGGTCGGGGGTGCCGGTGGTCGCCGTCTTCGCCGGCGGCGTGCGCTTCTACCAGCCCGTGCGCGTGGGCGACCTCGTGGAACTGGAGGCCCGGCTCGTGCACACCGGCCCGCGGTCCATGCACCTGTCCGTCCGCGCCCGCGCCGGTGACCGGCGTGAACGCGAACCGATGCTGATCGCGCACGGCCTGACGGTGATGGTGTCCGCGGGAGCGGACGGGAAGGCCCTGCCCGTGAAGCAGTGGACCGCCGTGAGCGAGCAGGACCAGGTCCTGGAGCGGCGTGCCCTCGAGCTCGTGGGCCTGCGGAACAAGGCCGCCCACGAATGGGCCGGCGGCTGA
- a CDS encoding SRPBCC domain-containing protein — protein MTESAGSSPTDLTELSFTVTGRIARPVAETYEAVATPDRLSQYFTTGGARGRLETGAEVTWDFADFPGAFPVEVVEAAAPQRIVLRWDGESAVDESGMTTVTFTFSPLDGDTRTLVSITESSWHPTQDGARNAFGNCMGWTGMLAAMKAWVEHGINLRDGFYA, from the coding sequence ATGACTGAGTCAGCGGGCTCTTCCCCCACCGACCTCACCGAGCTGTCCTTCACCGTGACCGGGCGGATCGCCAGGCCGGTGGCGGAGACCTATGAGGCGGTGGCAACCCCGGACCGGCTCTCGCAGTACTTCACCACCGGCGGCGCGCGGGGCCGGCTGGAGACCGGCGCCGAGGTGACGTGGGACTTCGCCGACTTCCCCGGGGCGTTCCCGGTCGAGGTGGTCGAGGCTGCCGCGCCGCAGCGGATCGTGCTGCGGTGGGACGGCGAGTCGGCCGTGGACGAGTCCGGGATGACCACGGTGACGTTCACGTTCTCCCCGCTGGACGGGGACACGCGGACGCTGGTCTCGATCACGGAGTCCTCCTGGCATCCCACTCAGGACGGGGCGCGCAACGCGTTCGGCAATTGCATGGGCTGGACCGGGATGCTGGCAGCCATGAAGGCCTGGGTGGAGCACGGGATCAATCTGCGGGACGGGTTCTACGCCTGA
- a CDS encoding DNA-3-methyladenine glycosylase, protein MDVSPVEREAEVPVTAPYDAPGIFRFLAARAVAGVEAADLTRPEELRYARTLTLPGGPAAVLVSATRNRSWTLRARLHLAAAADQGPALAALRTLFDVDTDPAAADGRLATDPALAPLVRATPGIRIPGTVDPHELVVRALVGQQISVAAARTHLGRLAGALGTPYSPPGPPQGHPPRDRPDEDSLLTQLHRHFPTAAQIASGVPEPVSGERPDPERPLRLPGQGVRAVVGTCRALADGELTVHAAAEPDALRRELLARPRIGPRTAAYVAMRVLRDPDAWLDGDVALVAGAKAAGLLDPDLAPGAAHRALAVRAADWSPWRSYAAMHLWQLAGGRATMGRDARPRRSAP, encoded by the coding sequence ATGGACGTCTCCCCGGTCGAACGCGAGGCCGAGGTGCCCGTCACCGCGCCGTACGACGCCCCGGGCATCTTCCGCTTCCTGGCGGCCCGCGCCGTCGCGGGTGTCGAGGCCGCGGACCTGACGCGGCCCGAGGAGCTCCGGTACGCCCGCACCCTGACACTGCCAGGTGGTCCGGCCGCGGTCCTGGTCTCCGCCACCCGGAACCGGAGCTGGACCCTGCGGGCGAGGCTGCACCTGGCCGCAGCCGCTGACCAGGGCCCGGCGCTCGCCGCCCTCCGGACCTTGTTTGACGTGGACACCGACCCAGCCGCTGCAGATGGCAGGTTGGCCACCGATCCCGCCCTGGCTCCCCTCGTGCGGGCCACCCCGGGCATCAGGATCCCGGGCACCGTAGACCCTCACGAACTCGTGGTCCGGGCGCTCGTGGGCCAGCAGATCTCGGTGGCCGCCGCCCGCACCCACCTCGGGCGATTGGCCGGGGCCCTGGGCACCCCTTACTCCCCTCCCGGCCCGCCGCAAGGGCATCCGCCACGGGATCGTCCGGATGAGGACTCGCTCTTGACTCAACTGCACCGGCACTTCCCGACGGCGGCCCAGATCGCCTCCGGCGTGCCCGAACCGGTCTCCGGTGAAAGGCCCGACCCCGAGCGCCCCCTGAGGCTGCCGGGCCAAGGCGTGCGGGCCGTCGTCGGGACGTGCCGTGCCCTGGCCGACGGTGAACTGACCGTGCACGCGGCTGCTGAACCGGATGCGCTGCGCCGGGAGCTGCTGGCCCGGCCGCGCATCGGACCCAGGACCGCGGCCTACGTGGCCATGCGTGTGTTGAGGGATCCCGATGCCTGGCTCGACGGGGATGTGGCGCTCGTGGCCGGAGCCAAGGCCGCGGGTCTGCTGGACCCGGATCTCGCCCCGGGAGCCGCCCACCGCGCCCTGGCCGTGCGGGCCGCCGACTGGTCACCCTGGCGGTCCTATGCCGCCATGCACCTCTGGCAGCTGGCGGGAGGACGCGCCACCATGGGACGGGACGCCCGACCACGAAGGAGTGCCCCATGA
- a CDS encoding hydrolase: MTTEPNPAAIEHAAWDGLVLCATCGVEQDDARSDPLTDGLPAACAICADDRQWVPADGQRWTTVGGLRASGASTEVTELEPNLWAVRVSGGVGIGQHAKIVVTEAGNLMVDVPAYIDRAAVDAVMGLGGLAGIIASHPHMYGAQSAWAEACGGANGPAPVYISEPDAGWLARRPANTIVWSDSLTLLPGLPAVTASQPGGHFPGSVVVHFTGQDGAGVLLAGDTVGVSRDRKWATFMRSFPNYLPLSGAVARRIAAHLDQYDYERLYDNFSGILSSDASAVVHRSARRHADWAEGRMDHLT, from the coding sequence ATGACGACGGAGCCCAACCCCGCCGCGATCGAGCATGCGGCCTGGGACGGTCTCGTCCTGTGCGCCACCTGCGGGGTCGAGCAGGACGACGCCCGGTCTGATCCCCTGACTGACGGCCTGCCGGCGGCCTGCGCCATCTGCGCGGACGATCGGCAGTGGGTTCCGGCTGACGGTCAGCGCTGGACCACGGTGGGCGGGCTCCGCGCCTCGGGCGCGAGCACCGAGGTGACCGAGCTGGAACCGAACCTGTGGGCCGTGCGGGTGAGCGGCGGCGTCGGGATCGGCCAGCACGCCAAGATCGTCGTCACCGAGGCCGGAAACCTCATGGTGGACGTGCCCGCGTACATCGACCGCGCCGCCGTGGACGCCGTGATGGGGCTGGGTGGGCTTGCGGGGATCATCGCCTCCCATCCGCACATGTACGGCGCCCAATCCGCCTGGGCGGAGGCCTGTGGCGGGGCGAACGGCCCGGCGCCCGTCTACATCTCCGAGCCCGACGCCGGCTGGCTGGCCCGGCGCCCGGCGAACACCATCGTGTGGTCCGATTCCCTGACGCTGCTGCCCGGATTGCCCGCCGTGACCGCCTCCCAGCCCGGCGGCCATTTCCCCGGGAGTGTGGTGGTGCACTTCACCGGCCAGGACGGGGCGGGCGTGCTGCTGGCCGGGGACACCGTGGGCGTGTCCCGGGACCGGAAGTGGGCCACCTTCATGCGCTCGTTCCCGAACTACCTGCCGCTGTCCGGGGCCGTGGCCCGGCGGATCGCCGCGCACCTGGACCAATACGACTACGAGCGGCTCTATGACAACTTCTCCGGGATCCTCTCCTCTGATGCCTCCGCGGTGGTGCACCGGTCCGCACGGCGGCATGCGGACTGGGCCGAGGGCCGGATGGACCACCTGACTTGA
- a CDS encoding MerR family transcriptional regulator: protein MKNEKQRTRPGAHPEVALMTVGETASVTGVTVRTLHHYDEIGLVSPAARSSAGYRLYTPADLERLQQVVAYRRLGLGLEDIAAAIEEGPVRDGGAHPGARGARPAGRRRVLERQRELVEEKITELTRLLAALDTALEKDMKDIDLNETEMRELFGDSYTEHFEEYQAEAEDRWGQTEAWKESQRRTAAYSQEDWARISAETEENNQLILDAMDAGLPSDSERAMAAAEAMRVHMDHWFFPIDGEFHRNLGDMYVQDPRFMKTYEDLRPGLAQYLRDAIHANADRMTR, encoded by the coding sequence ATGAAGAACGAGAAGCAGCGGACGCGGCCCGGAGCCCATCCGGAGGTCGCCCTGATGACGGTGGGGGAGACCGCCTCCGTCACCGGCGTCACCGTGCGCACTCTGCACCACTATGACGAGATCGGGCTGGTCTCCCCGGCCGCCCGCTCCTCGGCGGGCTACCGGCTCTACACCCCCGCCGACCTCGAGCGCCTGCAGCAGGTGGTCGCCTACCGGCGGCTGGGACTGGGGCTGGAGGACATCGCCGCCGCGATCGAGGAGGGGCCCGTGCGCGACGGCGGCGCGCACCCGGGTGCGCGGGGCGCCCGACCCGCCGGCCGGCGTCGTGTCCTGGAACGCCAGCGCGAGCTGGTGGAGGAGAAGATCACCGAACTCACGCGGCTGCTGGCCGCGTTGGACACTGCATTGGAGAAGGACATGAAGGACATCGACCTGAACGAGACCGAGATGCGCGAGCTCTTCGGGGACTCCTACACGGAGCATTTCGAGGAGTACCAGGCCGAGGCCGAGGACCGCTGGGGCCAGACCGAGGCCTGGAAGGAGTCGCAACGCCGGACGGCGGCGTATTCGCAGGAGGACTGGGCCAGGATCAGCGCTGAGACGGAGGAGAACAACCAGCTGATCCTGGACGCGATGGACGCTGGTCTGCCGTCCGACTCTGAGCGGGCCATGGCCGCGGCCGAGGCCATGCGCGTGCACATGGACCACTGGTTCTTCCCGATCGACGGGGAGTTCCATCGGAACCTCGGGGACATGTACGTTCAGGATCCTCGGTTCATGAAGACCTATGAGGACCTGCGGCCCGGACTCGCGCAGTATCTCCGGGACGCCATCCACGCCAATGCGGACCGGATGACGCGGTAG